The following are encoded together in the Zingiber officinale cultivar Zhangliang chromosome 8A, Zo_v1.1, whole genome shotgun sequence genome:
- the LOC122010459 gene encoding thioredoxin-like 1-2, chloroplastic codes for MAVEALGKGMCLSCNTRRDASLELRRCSSSAIELGRSWSRFLGRRLVVGSTRGKPLGSGNLGFISAQMSLSVRKSVKWWEKFLHPNMKVIDSAQDLVDTLSEAGDKLVIVDFFSPGCGGCRALHPKICQFAEMNPNVLFPQINHEQHKSMCYSLNVHVLPFFKFYRGAEGRLCSFSCTNATIKKFKDALAKHNADRCSLSPAKGLEESELMALAANGDLSFNYTPKAPVPVPNLHDASSEKTPANPMLPLHRNPWFFQDIEEKSLATAQG; via the exons ATGGCAGTGGAAGCTTTGGGAAAGGGCATGTGTCTTTCCTGCAATACGAGGAGGGACGCTTCCTTGGAGCTTCGCCGTTGTTCCTCTAGTGCTATTGAGCTTGGGCGGTCTTGGAGTCGATTCCTTGGAAGAAGGTTGGTTGTCGGGTCGACGAGAGGCAAGCCCTTAGGGAGCGGAAACCTCGGTTTCATCTCTGCACAG ATGTCTCTTTCTGTTAGAAAATCTGTGAAATGGTGGGAAAAGTTTCTCCATCCCAACATGaaagtgatcgattcagcacaggATCTAGTCGACACTTTATCGGAAGCTGGCGACAAACTTGTCATTGTAGATTTCTTCTCCCCTGGATGTGGAGGCTGCCGGGCCCTCCACCCAAAG ATTTGCCAGTTTGCAGAGATGAACCCTAATGTCCTGTTTCCACAAATAAACCATGAGCAACATAAGTCCATGTGTTACAGCTTGAACGTTCATGTCCTCCCCTTTTTTAAGTTTTACCGGGGAGCAGAAGGCCGCCTCTGCAGCTTCAGCTGCACAAATGCAACT attAAGAAATTCAAAGATGCACTGGCCAAGCACAATGCCGACAGGTGCAGCCTGAGTCCTGCAAAAGGCTTGGAGGAGTCAGAACTTATGGCATTGGCTGCGAACGGAGATCTCTCCTTCAATTATACTCCCAAAGCACCAGTTCCTGTTCCAAATCTTCATGATGCATCTTCTGAGAAAACTCCTGCAAATCCAATGCTCCCTCTTCATAGAAATCCATGGTTCTTTCAGGACATTGAGGAGAAGAGCCTAGCAACAGCTCAGGGATGA
- the LOC122012583 gene encoding NAC transcription factor 32-like: MHVPQATPAALNSRVTNDGNPGDQLKSMRRRSVDTEAGLQLPPGFRFHPTDDELVVHYLRRKIAGHRIPAPIIAEVDLYKHDPWDLPELALYGSSEWYFYTPRDRKYPNGSRPNRTAGRGYWKATGADKPVSDPGSSGRIFGIKKSLVFYEGKAPKGVKTDWIMHEYRLIDSDQTANKKGSQRLDEWVLCRLYHKKNNWDKMQKKRAAASSGTAMEFSLNSTEEARSDSLWTSESDVEFGDRIQPARINPSHGVSKVIHHQGRAADPMISNLQILERMKEETDWLMDLNPEGIQGSMATLGSASEANVSNQYYCSTSSMLPFWN; the protein is encoded by the exons ATGCACGTGCCCCAAGCGACGCCCGCCGCTTTAAATTCAAGAGTTACCAACGATGGGAACCCTGGAGATCAACTCAAATCGATGAGGAGGAGAAGCGTCGACACCGAGGCGGGCCTGCAGCTGCCTCCCGGGTTCCGCTTCCACCCCACCGACGACGAGCTCGTGGTGCACTACCTCCGCCGGAAGATCGCCGGCCACCGCATCCCTGCCCCCATCATCGCCGAGGTCGACCTCTACAAGCACGATCCGTGGGACCTTCCAG AGTTGGCTTTGTATGGGAGCTCAGAGTGGTATTTCTACACGCCGAGGGATCGGAAGTACCCCAATGGTTCCCGACCGAACCGAACCGCCGGGAGAGGGTACTGGAAGGCCACCGGAGCTGATAAACCGGTGTCGGATCCGGGGAGTAGCGGCCGGATTTTTGGGATAAAGAAATCTCTGGTCTTCTACGAAGGCAAGGCACCCAAAGGGGTCAAGACTGATTGGATCATGCACGAATACCGCCTGATAGATTCCGATCAAACAGCGAACAAGAAAGGCAGCCAAAGA CTGGATGAGTGGGTCTTGTGCCGCTTGTACCATAAGAAGAACAACTGGGACAAGATGCAGAAAAAGCGAGCAGCTGCATCCTCTGGAACAGCAATGGAGTTCTCATTGAACTCTACCGAAGAAGCAAGGTCAGACAGTCTCTGGACTTCGGAATCTGATGTCGAATTTGGAGATCGAATTCAGCCTGCAAGGATCAACCCATCTCACGGCGTTTCTAAAGTAATTCATCATCAGGGAAGAGCTGCCGATCCCATGATAAGCAACCTTCAAATACTGGAAAGAATGAAAGAAGAGACGGATTGGCTCATGGACTTGAACCCTGAAGGAATTCAGGGTTCTATGGCAACACTTGGATCGGCATCTGAAGCTAATGTCTCAAATCAGTATTATTGTTCCACTTCAAGTATGCTGCCATTTTGGAATTAG
- the LOC122012581 gene encoding NAC domain-containing protein 92-like: protein MEDEGMDLPPGFRFHPTDEEIATHYLTPKILDHGFTARAMGEVDLNKCEPWDLQSKAKMGEKEMYFYCHRDRKYPTGMRTNRATKAGYWKATGKDKEIYRGKGVLVGMKKTLVFYKGRAPKGEKTDWVMHEFRLEGKNSLPSLPKSAKDEWVVCRVIHKNLGAPVLKKNSTSDEIVQSTTLPPLMDLPSYLEYSDMIGMPGSSFLDQDQVAALFDFKGFDQNQQQQQQQMAISNIPLPPREQLGCLHHDEALTLRALAAGSNYDEEAAASGAMIKRHCKVEQCSNQSLGCPSQDTGLSTDRNTTEISSVLSRHFDDFDDWTSYAFYG from the exons ATGGAGGACGAGGGCATGGATTTGCCCCCTGGCTTCAGATTCCACCCCACGGACGAAGAGATCGCCACCCACTACCTCACACCGAAAATCCTCGACCATGGCTTCACTGCGAGAGCCATGGGAGAGGTGGACCTCAACAAGTGCGAGCCTTGGGATCTTCAGA GCAAGGCGAAGATGGGGGAGAAGGAGATGTACTTCTACTGTCACAGGGATAGGAAATACCCTACCGGGATGAGAACCAACCGGGCTACCAAAGCTGGCTACTGGAAAGCCACAGGAAAGGATAAGGAGATTTACAGAGGCAAAGGGGTCCTCGTCGGCATGAAGAAGACCCTTGTTTTTTACAAAGGAAGAGCTCCCAAGGGCGAGAAGACCGATTGGGTCATGCATGAGTTCAGGCTCGAAGGCAAGAATTCCCTCCCCAGTCTCCCCAAATCTGCAAAG GATGAGTGGGTTGTTTGCAGGGTGATCCACAAGAATTTAGGGGCGCCGGTGCTTAAGAAAAACTCTACGTCGGATGAGATCGTGCAGTCTACCACTTTGCCTCCCCTAATGGATCTCCCCAGTTACCTCGAGTACTCCGACATGATCGGCATGCCTGGCTCAAGCTTCCTCGATCAAGATCAGGTAGCAGCACTTTTTGACTTCAAAGGTTTCGATCAGaaccagcagcagcagcagcaacagaTGGCGATCTCAAATATTCCTCTTCCTCCTCGTGAACAGTTGGGCTGCTTGCACCATGACGAGGCATTAACGCTCAGGGCTCTGGCTGCTGGGAGCAATTACGATGAGGAAGCTGCAGCATCCGGTGCCATGATTAAGAGGCACTGCAAGGTAGAGCAGTGCTCGAACCAATCCTTGGGCTGCCCTTCGCAGGATACGGGCCTTAGCACTGATCGCAACACCACCGAGATCTCCTCTGTCCTGTCGAGGCATTTCGATGATTTCGACGACTGGACGAGCTATGCATTCTACGGTTGA